Proteins encoded by one window of Funiculus sociatus GB2-C1:
- a CDS encoding nitrate ABC transporter ATP-binding protein (This model describes the ATP binding subunits of ATP-binding cassette (ABC) transporters for nitrate transport, or for bicarbonate transport, in bacteria and archaea.), whose protein sequence is MQAFNFQTSTSLTQSSKLKTQKSPSSPFLVIENVSKVYPTPKGPYTVLEDVNLTVQQGEFICLIGHSGCGKSTLLNMVSGFNTPSSGEVRVGSKRITQPGPDRMVVFQNYALLPWRTAFENIYLAVNAVYPNKPEAEKRAIVRDHLAMVGLTEAADKKPPQLSGGMKQRVSIARALAIRPQVLILDEPFGALDAITKEELQEELLKIWNDNRATVLMITHDIDEALFLADRLVMMTNGPHAKIGEVLEIPFPRPRDRARIMEDPQYYKLRNHALDFLYNRFAHDDE, encoded by the coding sequence ATGCAAGCCTTCAACTTTCAAACCTCAACTTCTTTAACTCAAAGCTCAAAACTCAAAACTCAAAAGTCCCCTAGTTCACCGTTTTTGGTGATTGAGAACGTCTCCAAAGTTTATCCAACACCAAAAGGCCCTTACACGGTGTTGGAAGACGTTAACCTCACCGTACAGCAAGGCGAGTTTATCTGCCTCATCGGTCACTCTGGCTGTGGCAAATCAACACTGTTGAATATGGTGTCGGGCTTTAATACGCCTAGCAGCGGCGAGGTGCGGGTTGGCTCTAAGCGCATCACTCAGCCAGGGCCAGACCGCATGGTAGTATTCCAGAATTACGCTTTGTTGCCTTGGCGGACTGCGTTTGAAAACATTTACCTGGCGGTTAACGCAGTTTATCCTAATAAGCCGGAAGCTGAAAAAAGGGCGATTGTAAGAGATCATCTAGCGATGGTGGGACTCACAGAAGCTGCTGACAAAAAGCCGCCCCAACTATCTGGCGGGATGAAACAGCGAGTAAGTATTGCCCGTGCTTTGGCGATTCGTCCCCAAGTCTTAATTCTAGATGAGCCTTTTGGAGCGTTGGATGCGATTACCAAGGAAGAATTACAGGAAGAACTGCTGAAAATTTGGAACGACAACCGGGCGACGGTGTTGATGATCACTCACGATATTGATGAGGCTCTATTTCTAGCAGATCGATTGGTGATGATGACGAATGGGCCTCATGCTAAAATTGGCGAAGTGCTGGAAATTCCTTTTCCGCGTCCGCGCGATCGCGCTCGCATTATGGAAGATCCGCAATACTACAAACTGCGGAATCACGCTCTGGATTTTCTCTACAATCGCTTCGCCCACGACGACGAATAA
- a CDS encoding DUF3598 family protein: MRSQWESLLQNLGEWQGSFTRLSPQVELLEDTPTVVSLEGLNNNQTIRQIIRRLPPGQQAEEKVLEYSSLGKSVLFFENGAFSQGSIQQAPFSEFGAELGLIDGTRRMRLVQLFNREGKLDRITLIREKLAETDSPERPALTVNDLVGEWQGEAVTIYPDNQNTDTYSSTLKVEQKESDRLFQKLTFGDRTITSTAKINGSILHFDQNNLPIQVLLLPDGASSNCPLQVKGGQAFFLEAGWLLQPNLRQRMIRSYNNKGEWVSLTLVTERKR, encoded by the coding sequence ATGCGATCGCAATGGGAATCTTTACTACAAAATCTTGGGGAATGGCAAGGCTCATTTACCCGACTTTCGCCCCAAGTAGAGTTACTGGAAGACACGCCTACAGTTGTCTCCCTGGAAGGTTTAAACAATAACCAAACCATTCGCCAAATTATCCGCCGCTTACCACCCGGTCAACAGGCAGAAGAGAAAGTTTTAGAATATAGTTCTCTTGGAAAAAGCGTTTTATTTTTTGAGAATGGGGCATTTTCTCAAGGCTCAATTCAACAAGCTCCTTTCTCAGAATTTGGGGCGGAATTAGGTTTGATTGATGGCACCAGAAGGATGCGCTTGGTGCAGCTATTTAACCGTGAAGGGAAGTTAGATAGAATTACCTTAATACGGGAAAAATTAGCCGAGACAGACTCCCCAGAACGCCCAGCCTTAACTGTTAATGATTTGGTGGGAGAATGGCAGGGAGAAGCGGTGACAATTTATCCAGACAATCAAAACACTGATACTTATTCTAGCACGCTGAAGGTAGAGCAAAAAGAAAGCGATCGCTTATTTCAGAAATTGACTTTTGGCGACAGAACCATCACTTCAACCGCTAAAATTAACGGTTCCATTCTTCACTTTGACCAAAATAACCTGCCAATTCAAGTATTATTATTACCAGATGGTGCCTCTTCCAACTGTCCCCTACAAGTGAAAGGTGGTCAAGCCTTTTTTCTAGAAGCAGGATGGTTATTGCAACCAAATTTGCGCCAACGGATGATTCGCAGCTATAACAATAAAGGGGAATGGGTTAGCCTCACCTTAGTTACAGAACGTAAAAGGTGA
- a CDS encoding nitrate ABC transporter ATP-binding protein (This model describes the ATP binding subunits of ATP-binding cassette (ABC) transporters for nitrate transport, or for bicarbonate transport, in bacteria and archaea.) yields the protein MSVFVAVDQIDKVFSLTGGGTYVALKGIDLQIKKGEFVSLIGHSGCGKSTLLNMVAGLDLPTEGVVTLEGQRITKPGPDRMVVFQNYSLLPWRTVRENIALAVNSVMKDLPAGERKAIVEQHIDMVGLRHAADKPPAQLSGGMKQRVAIARALAIRPKLLLLDEPFGALDALTRGNLQEQLMRICEENQVTAVMVTHDVDEAVLLSDRIVMLTNGPESKIGQILEVDIPRPRKRMEVVEHPSYYSLRSEMIYFLNQQKRIKKIRARKTTAIARHGLEKVNLDIGFLPLTACAPLAIAKEKGFFTKHGLDEVNLMRETSWRGITDGMTGGYLDAAQMPSGMPIWLTLGGHENRPVPVVTSLTMTRNGNAITLAKHFYEEGVYTLSDFKDYLRRTPDRQHRMGMVHPSSMHNLLLRYWLAAGGIDPDRDVSLKTIPPAQMVVDLQAGTIDGYCVGEPWNLRAAEEEIGFTIATDLEIWLGHPGKVLGVREDWAAAYPNTHIALVKALLEACKYCADTANAQEIREILARREYVSTDLAYIQMGEPNYSACSLEHPMREYAHHQFYGEGGVNRPSRTEQLWIMTQLARWGDTPFPRNWVEILERVCRVGAFSTAARELGLDISYTRGPIQLFDGTPFNADDPIAYLNSLAIKQDFSVAEVVIDSRTKTAA from the coding sequence ATGAGCGTTTTTGTTGCTGTTGACCAAATTGATAAGGTGTTTTCGTTAACCGGAGGTGGCACCTATGTCGCCCTCAAAGGAATTGACCTTCAGATAAAAAAGGGAGAATTTGTTTCTCTAATTGGTCACTCCGGTTGTGGTAAATCCACCCTATTAAATATGGTGGCGGGTTTAGATTTGCCAACTGAAGGTGTAGTGACGTTGGAAGGACAACGCATTACTAAACCTGGCCCTGACCGGATGGTAGTATTCCAAAATTATTCACTATTGCCTTGGCGCACGGTACGGGAAAATATTGCGTTAGCTGTGAACTCGGTGATGAAAGATTTGCCAGCCGGGGAACGCAAAGCAATCGTCGAGCAGCATATTGATATGGTAGGGTTGCGCCATGCTGCCGATAAACCACCAGCTCAATTATCGGGTGGAATGAAACAGCGGGTAGCGATCGCACGCGCCCTCGCGATTCGTCCCAAGTTACTGCTATTAGATGAACCGTTTGGTGCATTAGATGCACTGACACGGGGTAACTTGCAAGAACAGCTGATGAGAATCTGCGAAGAAAACCAAGTCACAGCCGTCATGGTGACTCACGATGTCGATGAAGCGGTGCTGTTGTCTGACCGAATTGTAATGCTGACCAACGGGCCAGAATCCAAGATTGGTCAAATTCTGGAAGTTGATATTCCCCGACCCCGCAAGCGGATGGAAGTAGTAGAACATCCCAGCTACTACAGTTTGCGGAGTGAGATGATTTACTTCCTCAATCAGCAGAAACGGATTAAGAAAATTCGCGCCAGGAAGACGACCGCGATCGCGCGTCACGGACTAGAAAAAGTTAATCTCGATATTGGCTTCTTACCTCTCACCGCTTGTGCGCCTCTAGCGATCGCTAAAGAAAAAGGTTTCTTTACCAAGCATGGACTTGATGAAGTCAACCTGATGCGCGAAACTAGCTGGCGGGGAATCACCGACGGCATGACTGGCGGATATTTAGATGCTGCCCAGATGCCCTCCGGAATGCCCATCTGGTTAACCCTGGGAGGTCATGAGAACCGCCCCGTTCCGGTCGTCACCTCCCTGACTATGACCCGTAACGGCAACGCCATCACCCTCGCCAAGCACTTCTACGAGGAAGGCGTGTACACCTTATCTGATTTTAAAGATTACCTGCGTCGCACTCCCGATCGTCAGCACCGGATGGGAATGGTGCATCCCAGTTCCATGCACAACCTGCTGCTGCGTTATTGGCTAGCAGCAGGTGGCATTGACCCCGACCGCGACGTATCCCTCAAAACCATCCCTCCCGCCCAAATGGTGGTAGATTTGCAAGCCGGAACGATTGACGGTTACTGCGTCGGCGAACCTTGGAACCTCCGCGCCGCCGAGGAAGAAATTGGCTTTACGATTGCGACAGACTTAGAAATTTGGCTGGGACACCCAGGCAAAGTTCTAGGGGTGCGGGAAGATTGGGCAGCAGCTTATCCTAACACCCACATTGCCTTAGTTAAAGCTCTCTTAGAAGCTTGCAAATACTGTGCAGATACAGCGAATGCCCAAGAAATTCGGGAGATATTGGCGCGGCGAGAGTATGTAAGTACCGATTTGGCTTACATCCAGATGGGAGAACCAAACTACTCTGCCTGTAGCTTAGAGCATCCGATGCGCGAGTATGCCCATCACCAGTTTTACGGCGAAGGTGGTGTCAACCGTCCCAGTCGCACTGAACAACTTTGGATTATGACGCAGCTAGCGCGTTGGGGCGATACTCCTTTCCCCAGAAATTGGGTAGAAATTCTGGAACGAGTCTGTCGAGTTGGTGCGTTCAGCACAGCAGCGCGAGAACTGGGTCTTGATATTAGTTACACTCGCGGCCCAATTCAATTGTTCGATGGCACTCCCTTTAATGCCGATGACCCAATTGCCTACCTCAACAGTCTGGCGATTAAACAGGATTTTTCAGTTGCGGAAGTTGTCATCGATTCAAGGACGAAGACAGCAGCTTAA
- the def gene encoding peptide deformylase — protein sequence MTSEVAVEKKKLEKPPLEIHYMGDRVLRHPAKRIAKVDNEIRQLVREMLQTMYSADGIGLAAPQVAVHKQLIVIDTEPDNAANQPLVLINPAIKKFGRDLCMFQEGCLSIPGVYIDVKRPEMVEVTYKDEQGRPRSMKATGLLSRAIQHEMDHLNGVLFVDRVDNALVLNEELKKHGFSAQAVNPAPKGW from the coding sequence ATGACGAGTGAAGTTGCCGTCGAAAAGAAAAAGTTAGAAAAACCGCCTTTAGAGATTCACTATATGGGCGATCGCGTCCTGCGTCACCCTGCCAAGCGTATTGCCAAGGTAGATAACGAAATTCGGCAACTCGTGCGGGAAATGCTGCAAACCATGTACAGCGCAGATGGTATCGGTTTGGCAGCCCCCCAAGTGGCAGTGCACAAACAGCTGATTGTCATTGACACCGAACCGGATAACGCCGCTAATCAGCCTTTAGTGCTGATTAACCCGGCTATCAAGAAATTCGGGCGCGACTTGTGTATGTTTCAAGAAGGCTGTCTTTCTATTCCTGGTGTTTATATCGACGTGAAGCGCCCGGAAATGGTTGAAGTCACTTACAAAGACGAACAGGGCCGTCCGCGTAGTATGAAGGCAACTGGGCTGCTTTCCCGCGCCATTCAGCACGAGATGGATCACCTGAATGGGGTGCTGTTTGTTGACCGCGTAGACAATGCTTTGGTGTTAAATGAAGAGTTGAAAAAGCACGGCTTCTCGGCTCAAGCTGTCAATCCCGCACCCAAGGGATGGTAG
- a CDS encoding permease-like cell division protein FtsX, translated as MFKFLSKLDYLLRETLRGLRRGGWMNWAAVSTVTVLLFLFGMSLQASWQMERLLTQFGSQLEVSVYLDPGARVEMVAPAVEKMPEVVEIKTISKEQAWKSLVKELLISDIDGATQQLEGNPLVDELKVKVRNSEIVPILAQKLVKIPGVDGVQYMDEALQRLAQLNKGLSYVSLTITTLLTLTAVAVITTTIRLIVMARRREIEIMQLVGATTVWIYLPFILQGITFGLVGAAIAWLLISTVGRTLNNLLTSQPNFIQFLVNGLQLSPIQIFMLPVILLCLGGSVGLIGSLFAVRRFAVR; from the coding sequence GTGTTTAAATTCCTAAGTAAATTAGATTACCTACTGCGCGAAACATTGCGGGGCTTGCGACGCGGCGGTTGGATGAACTGGGCGGCGGTTAGTACAGTCACCGTGTTACTGTTTCTATTTGGCATGAGTCTGCAAGCATCTTGGCAAATGGAACGCCTGCTGACTCAATTTGGCAGCCAACTGGAAGTATCTGTATATTTAGATCCTGGGGCGCGAGTGGAAATGGTCGCCCCGGCTGTGGAAAAAATGCCAGAAGTGGTTGAGATAAAAACGATTTCCAAAGAGCAAGCTTGGAAATCTCTAGTTAAAGAACTCTTAATTTCCGATATCGACGGTGCTACCCAGCAGCTAGAGGGAAATCCTCTCGTGGATGAGCTAAAAGTCAAGGTACGTAACTCTGAGATAGTGCCAATTTTAGCCCAAAAGCTGGTAAAAATCCCAGGTGTGGATGGCGTACAGTATATGGATGAAGCTTTGCAACGATTAGCTCAGCTGAATAAAGGTCTGAGCTACGTTAGCCTTACTATCACCACCTTACTTACTTTGACGGCAGTTGCAGTAATTACAACAACAATTCGTCTGATTGTGATGGCACGACGGCGGGAAATTGAGATAATGCAGCTGGTGGGAGCAACTACGGTATGGATTTACCTGCCGTTTATTTTACAGGGAATTACCTTTGGTTTGGTTGGGGCTGCGATCGCTTGGCTTCTCATCAGCACCGTTGGACGTACTTTGAATAACTTGCTTACTTCTCAACCGAATTTTATCCAATTTCTGGTCAACGGTTTGCAACTTAGTCCAATACAAATTTTTATGTTACCTGTGATTCTCCTGTGTCTCGGCGGTTCGGTAGGCTTAATCGGGAGTTTGTTTGCTGTCCGTCGCTTTGCTGTACGATAA
- a CDS encoding phosphate-starvation-inducible PsiE family protein: MWIGKKLNKQIRSAFKDENFLHALENIEGIVSKVLSVAMILVILLAIWNLGLSLVQMLIGQPEEPFTKTLFKIFGLFLNVLIALEILENITAYLKKHVIQVELVIVTSLIAVARKIIILDLEKTSGVDIIGLGIALLSLSISYWIIRHMNAK, translated from the coding sequence ATGTGGATAGGTAAGAAGCTAAACAAACAAATTAGATCAGCTTTCAAAGATGAAAATTTTCTGCACGCACTGGAAAATATAGAGGGCATAGTTTCCAAGGTTCTTTCGGTTGCGATGATTTTGGTTATCCTGTTAGCAATTTGGAATCTAGGCCTTTCTTTGGTACAAATGCTGATTGGTCAACCGGAAGAGCCTTTTACCAAAACATTATTCAAAATATTCGGATTATTTTTGAATGTTTTAATTGCTCTTGAAATTTTAGAGAATATCACTGCATATCTAAAAAAACACGTTATTCAAGTTGAGTTAGTTATTGTTACTTCTTTAATCGCTGTTGCCCGGAAAATCATCATTCTAGATTTAGAAAAAACATCAGGCGTTGACATAATTGGGTTGGGAATTGCCCTTTTATCTCTTTCAATTAGTTATTGGATTATTCGCCACATGAATGCCAAATAG
- a CDS encoding class I SAM-dependent methyltransferase: MSRQDSQTTFQNQWNAELYDRKHSFVSQLGSDVVEMLSPKHGEFILDIGCGTGHLSEKITNFGAKVVGIDSAATMIEQARKNYPALQFEVIDATNLQFTEQFDAVFSNAALHWIKEPEKVVSGIYGALKPKGRFVAEFGGKGNVKAIVTAIYNAIQAAGYPVEEALNPWYFPSIGEYGALLEEHSLELTFATLFDRPTPLDDGEQGMQNWIKMFANNILTAFPADQKMSIIADIEKQLRPTLYKNGTWFADYRRIRVIAIKD, encoded by the coding sequence ATGAGTAGGCAAGATTCACAAACTACATTTCAGAATCAGTGGAATGCAGAACTCTACGATCGTAAACATTCTTTTGTCTCGCAGCTAGGATCAGATGTGGTAGAAATGCTATCTCCAAAACATGGGGAATTTATTCTCGATATCGGCTGCGGAACAGGTCATTTATCCGAAAAAATTACAAATTTTGGTGCTAAAGTAGTTGGCATTGATAGTGCAGCCACGATGATTGAGCAGGCACGAAAAAATTATCCTGCTTTACAGTTTGAGGTAATAGATGCAACTAATTTACAATTTACAGAACAGTTTGATGCTGTCTTTTCAAACGCGGCACTTCATTGGATAAAAGAGCCTGAAAAAGTTGTGTCTGGTATTTATGGAGCGTTAAAACCAAAAGGGCGTTTTGTGGCTGAATTTGGCGGGAAGGGAAATGTTAAAGCAATCGTTACAGCTATCTATAATGCCATTCAAGCTGCCGGTTATCCTGTCGAGGAAGCTCTAAATCCTTGGTATTTTCCCAGTATTGGGGAATATGGTGCTTTATTAGAAGAACATAGTTTAGAGTTAACTTTCGCAACCCTATTTGACCGTCCAACACCATTAGATGATGGAGAACAAGGGATGCAAAATTGGATAAAAATGTTTGCAAATAATATTTTGACTGCATTTCCTGCTGATCAAAAAATGAGCATTATTGCTGATATCGAAAAGCAGTTGCGTCCAACACTGTATAAAAATGGCACTTGGTTTGCAGATTACAGACGAATTCGAGTAATTGCCATTAAAGATTAG
- a CDS encoding GNAT family N-acetyltransferase: MNQYRFKQSFSADSNLSNKLFDLVEVVFPGLGELTECGRKLGASWEDASTPFIRFQDDIAVTHVGVLEIPMQIMGQAVTVGGVHGVCTRTEFRRRGYYREVMEEVLEYCDKCYQTLVLTTPNPDFYKPFGFRKLEEFVFKIRWDSQSSRDGFRILNFDDAKDLKLLHRLLETRTPVSNIVGVVKEKAVFCFNEGTRPLYYAEDLDLIACMEIKDTQLHLFDIVATQICPLKEIIDRIPQTIEEVTIYFSPELLDAGDIRAFPHVFDETVLMVRGKFAAEGEKFMLPRSARC, from the coding sequence ATGAATCAGTATCGCTTTAAACAGTCATTCTCTGCTGACTCCAATTTAAGTAATAAGTTGTTTGACTTGGTTGAAGTCGTGTTTCCTGGATTAGGGGAATTAACAGAATGCGGCAGAAAATTAGGCGCATCGTGGGAAGATGCTTCAACTCCGTTTATTCGCTTTCAGGACGACATAGCTGTTACCCATGTAGGAGTGTTAGAAATTCCTATGCAAATTATGGGACAAGCGGTGACTGTAGGGGGAGTACATGGAGTATGTACGCGGACGGAATTTCGCAGGCGCGGCTACTACCGCGAAGTGATGGAGGAGGTGCTGGAATACTGCGATAAATGCTATCAAACGCTGGTATTGACAACGCCGAACCCGGATTTTTATAAGCCTTTTGGCTTTCGCAAACTAGAAGAATTCGTGTTTAAAATCAGATGGGATTCCCAGAGCAGCAGGGATGGTTTTAGAATACTGAATTTTGATGATGCCAAAGATTTAAAATTGCTACACCGACTGTTGGAAACGCGGACACCTGTTTCTAATATTGTTGGAGTTGTGAAAGAAAAAGCCGTATTTTGCTTCAACGAAGGAACTCGCCCTTTATACTATGCAGAAGATTTGGATTTAATCGCTTGCATGGAGATAAAAGATACCCAACTCCACCTTTTTGATATAGTGGCAACGCAGATATGCCCGTTGAAAGAAATTATCGACAGAATACCCCAAACCATTGAAGAGGTAACGATATACTTTAGTCCTGAACTTTTGGATGCGGGAGATATCAGGGCATTTCCCCACGTATTTGATGAGACGGTGCTGATGGTGAGGGGTAAATTTGCCGCAGAGGGGGAAAAATTTATGCTACCGCGTTCGGCGCGTTGTTGA
- a CDS encoding YheT family hydrolase has protein sequence MQNPPYTPPWLLRNGLSMTLYTALQAGKEWEKTTVDPEPPYRETVFTGAGNVPIFGWVAIPEKAHSTIVGTYGITGSLDNQWFLRLLGRKAFAQGYAVVLFDWRAHGKTAELSPTLTSDGLYEGEDFVRIAATAKGMGCPAPFWFTGYSLGGQLALWAVKAAQELTKEGQDLGLQEEEIGGAAVICPSLDSNRSLSYLVKDPLGRYLEQAIARELKKLAIRMYDAHPGAIEPAAIERANSIWGFDNELVIGRLGFPSVEAYYDASSALHILPHLQKPTLILYAADDPMFDPSIVADLKKESDRNPNIHLVLTQYGGHVGYISSRECQHQAKDPDPWWAWNRILEFFKLR, from the coding sequence ATGCAGAATCCTCCCTACACTCCGCCTTGGCTGCTAAGAAATGGTCTATCAATGACTCTCTACACTGCTTTGCAGGCAGGTAAGGAATGGGAAAAGACTACTGTAGACCCGGAACCACCTTATCGAGAAACAGTTTTTACAGGTGCGGGTAACGTGCCAATTTTTGGCTGGGTGGCGATTCCAGAAAAGGCGCACAGTACAATTGTTGGCACTTATGGCATTACGGGCAGTTTGGATAACCAGTGGTTTCTAAGACTGCTGGGACGCAAAGCGTTTGCCCAAGGTTATGCAGTGGTACTTTTTGACTGGAGGGCGCACGGCAAAACAGCAGAGTTGTCTCCTACCTTAACTTCTGATGGTTTGTACGAGGGGGAAGATTTTGTCCGTATTGCGGCGACGGCGAAGGGAATGGGTTGTCCGGCACCGTTTTGGTTTACGGGGTATTCTTTAGGGGGACAACTGGCACTGTGGGCGGTAAAAGCTGCACAGGAGTTAACGAAGGAAGGTCAGGATTTAGGGTTGCAGGAAGAGGAAATTGGGGGCGCGGCAGTTATTTGTCCGAGTTTGGATTCTAACCGTTCGCTGTCTTATTTAGTGAAAGATCCCTTGGGCAGATATTTAGAACAAGCGATCGCACGAGAATTGAAAAAACTGGCGATTCGGATGTATGATGCTCATCCTGGGGCAATAGAGCCCGCAGCAATAGAACGGGCTAATAGTATTTGGGGTTTTGATAACGAACTGGTAATCGGACGCTTGGGCTTTCCCTCAGTGGAGGCCTATTATGACGCTAGCAGTGCATTACACATATTGCCTCACCTGCAAAAACCAACTTTGATTTTATATGCTGCCGATGATCCAATGTTCGATCCGTCAATTGTGGCAGATTTGAAGAAGGAAAGCGATCGCAATCCTAACATCCACTTAGTGCTAACTCAATACGGTGGTCATGTCGGCTACATCAGCAGTCGAGAATGTCAGCATCAAGCAAAAGATCCTGATCCTTGGTGGGCGTGGAATCGAATTTTAGAGTTTTTTAAGCTACGGTAA
- a CDS encoding exopolysaccharide biosynthesis protein, which yields MRLRFSQDIKSLLERLANQPLTLADILAETSERGFSLVIGLLTLPFLFPMPPGFTVVLGSGSLLLALQMAFGWRSPWLPKRIRQFKFPRWFILQLLKNLQRVTGVLEKLTRPRFRRVAENPHAWRLNGVCIAWLTVLLMSPIPLTNPIPAVGILLFVVATLEADGFLMCVSYGLTGAITLFFVFIAGTFWQAFSLFMQQFFQQ from the coding sequence ATGCGCCTGAGATTTTCTCAAGATATTAAGTCTCTGCTTGAGAGGTTAGCCAATCAGCCGCTAACCCTAGCAGACATTCTGGCAGAAACCTCTGAACGAGGGTTTAGCCTGGTTATCGGCTTACTCACTCTGCCGTTTCTGTTTCCAATGCCGCCTGGATTTACCGTAGTTTTAGGTAGCGGTAGCTTACTTTTAGCGCTACAGATGGCTTTTGGATGGCGTTCTCCTTGGCTACCGAAACGAATTCGTCAGTTCAAATTTCCTCGCTGGTTTATTCTGCAACTGTTGAAAAACCTGCAACGAGTCACAGGTGTGCTAGAAAAATTGACTCGTCCCCGTTTTCGTAGGGTGGCAGAGAATCCCCATGCGTGGCGATTGAATGGAGTGTGTATTGCTTGGCTGACGGTATTGTTGATGTCACCCATCCCGTTGACTAATCCGATTCCCGCAGTTGGCATTTTGTTGTTTGTCGTTGCCACTTTGGAAGCTGATGGTTTTTTGATGTGCGTCAGCTATGGGTTAACTGGGGCGATTACTTTGTTCTTTGTATTCATTGCAGGCACGTTTTGGCAAGCGTTTAGTCTGTTTATGCAACAATTTTTTCAGCAGTAG
- a CDS encoding PrsW family glutamic-type intramembrane protease, producing MTGQSYANGFLRLLSSGATTTPLPPYALPGNREVTIGREPSCQIVLDSTQHGIVSRRHATIRPLSQSGGASVGWEICDMNSANGTYVNGTRLQGWQKLLSGDRIMLGQNGAEFMFEYQVASVKTQLSSPPVTPPPQLQTKAVIASVTPPPPQPEGVTFTQLFPILSTGRDLTKKAYLVPGILTVAFVILLFAAVGTPIVFNLVLASYLAGAAYYFVYQLCGKHKPWWVLLFSASTTALILVSPLLLGFIYVFRVILPGDVDTILRGAEQVSFREFPSLLVRMFFGAGLMEELLKALPVLALYLIGRRLPSKKWRDRIGVWEPLDGILLGTASAVGFTLLETLGQYVPNIIQNITLQAGEGAGELVGLQLLIPRILGSVAGHMAYSGYFGYFIGLSALKPSKRWTILVVGYFTASGLHALWNATGSVSGLLLAVVGVLSYAFLTAAILKARALSPTRNSNFATRFGNLP from the coding sequence ATGACTGGTCAGAGTTACGCAAATGGGTTTCTCCGGCTACTGTCCAGCGGTGCCACTACTACGCCTTTGCCGCCTTACGCGCTACCTGGAAATCGGGAAGTAACGATAGGGCGCGAACCAAGTTGTCAAATTGTCTTAGATTCTACCCAGCACGGTATTGTATCCCGTCGGCATGCCACTATTCGTCCTCTCTCGCAGTCGGGAGGCGCATCAGTAGGCTGGGAAATATGCGACATGAATAGTGCCAATGGCACCTATGTAAATGGGACACGCTTGCAGGGATGGCAAAAATTGCTGTCAGGCGATCGCATTATGTTAGGGCAAAACGGTGCCGAATTCATGTTTGAGTACCAAGTTGCCTCCGTCAAAACTCAACTGTCCTCGCCACCAGTAACGCCGCCGCCGCAGCTTCAGACGAAGGCAGTAATTGCGTCAGTAACGCCACCGCCACCTCAGCCAGAGGGGGTAACTTTTACCCAGTTATTTCCCATCCTTTCCACAGGAAGAGATTTAACTAAAAAAGCTTACTTGGTACCAGGCATTCTCACAGTCGCATTTGTAATCTTGCTGTTCGCCGCCGTAGGGACACCAATAGTATTTAATCTGGTGCTGGCATCTTATCTGGCTGGGGCGGCTTATTATTTTGTCTACCAACTTTGCGGCAAACATAAGCCGTGGTGGGTGCTACTGTTTTCAGCTTCAACTACCGCCTTAATTCTCGTCAGTCCGCTGTTACTAGGATTTATCTATGTTTTTCGCGTTATCCTGCCTGGGGACGTGGATACAATACTTAGAGGTGCCGAACAGGTAAGCTTTAGGGAATTTCCCAGTCTACTTGTGCGAATGTTTTTCGGCGCAGGGTTGATGGAAGAATTGCTGAAGGCGTTGCCAGTGCTGGCATTGTATTTAATTGGACGCAGGCTTCCTTCTAAGAAGTGGCGCGATCGCATCGGAGTTTGGGAACCCCTGGATGGTATTCTGCTAGGAACGGCTTCCGCAGTCGGCTTCACCCTGTTGGAAACCCTGGGACAATACGTTCCCAATATTATTCAAAACATCACGCTGCAAGCTGGGGAAGGGGCGGGAGAATTGGTAGGATTGCAACTTCTAATTCCCCGTATTTTAGGCTCAGTGGCAGGACACATGGCTTATAGTGGCTATTTTGGGTATTTCATTGGATTAAGTGCGCTCAAACCTAGTAAGCGTTGGACAATTCTAGTAGTAGGGTATTTCACCGCATCTGGACTCCATGCCCTCTGGAACGCCACAGGATCTGTCAGCGGTTTGCTGTTAGCAGTCGTGGGAGTGCTATCCTATGCCTTTTTGACAGCAGCAATTCTCAAGGCGCGTGCTTTGTCTCCAACGCGAAATTCCAACTTTGCTACCCGGTTTGGTAACTTACCGTAG